A window from Sulfuricurvum sp. encodes these proteins:
- a CDS encoding thioredoxin family protein: MFKLISLLAFCASLFSAELQPRPYALVLQEIGKGQTVMVEAGSTKCNACKEMGALLYREMELNPKRKIFFVNVAEERSAARAMKIQMIPTQIVYDPQGREIDRHIGGFTTDALKQFLAKNKI, encoded by the coding sequence ATGTTTAAACTCATTTCACTTCTTGCTTTTTGCGCATCGTTATTCTCCGCCGAACTGCAACCGCGCCCGTATGCACTGGTCCTTCAAGAGATAGGCAAAGGGCAAACGGTTATGGTCGAAGCGGGTTCTACCAAATGCAATGCCTGTAAAGAGATGGGGGCACTGCTCTACCGTGAAATGGAACTCAACCCCAAACGAAAGATATTTTTTGTCAATGTTGCAGAAGAGCGTAGCGCGGCGCGTGCTATGAAAATCCAGATGATCCCGACACAGATAGTCTACGATCCGCAGGGGCGTGAAATCGACCGTCATATCGGCGGGTTTACCACCGATGCTCTGAAACAGTTTTTAGCCAAGAATAAAATCTAG
- a CDS encoding rhodanese-like domain-containing protein translates to MKRILAILLFAGSLSGETFDHYLKRFDYNERTEMKIKSLEAVELYKMGEVEFVDIRFKEEQAIWSFPFMKMIPLNELPDRLNELDKNKTIVTVCPHYDRAEMARIFLTLKGFKSRYLTDGLIGLAGYLRGDEAKEFIEEMKKR, encoded by the coding sequence ATGAAAAGAATATTAGCGATTCTTCTGTTCGCAGGTTCACTTAGCGGCGAAACATTCGACCATTACCTCAAACGCTTCGATTACAATGAACGTACCGAAATGAAGATCAAAAGTCTTGAGGCCGTTGAACTCTACAAAATGGGTGAGGTCGAGTTCGTAGACATACGTTTCAAAGAAGAACAGGCCATTTGGAGTTTTCCTTTTATGAAAATGATACCTCTGAACGAACTGCCGGACCGTTTAAACGAACTCGATAAAAATAAAACCATTGTAACCGTCTGCCCTCATTACGACCGTGCTGAGATGGCTCGTATCTTTTTGACTCTGAAGGGGTTTAAAAGCCGATATTTGACCGATGGACTGATAGGGCTTGCAGGTTACCTACGCGGTGATGAGGCAAAAGAGTTTATAGAAGAAATGAAGAAGAGATAA